The Rattus rattus isolate New Zealand chromosome 1, Rrattus_CSIRO_v1, whole genome shotgun sequence genome includes a region encoding these proteins:
- the Twf1 gene encoding twinfilin-1: protein MSHQTGIQASEDVKEIFARARNGKYRLLKISIENEQLVVGSCSPPSDSWEQDYDPFVLPLLEDKQPCYVLFRLDSQNAQGYEWIFIAWSPDHSHVRQKMLYAATRATLKKEFGGGHIKDEVFGTVKEDVSLHGYRKYLLSQSSPAPLTAAEEELRQIKISEVQTDVSVDTKHQTLQGVAFPISRDAFQALEKLSKRQLNYVQLEIDIKNETIILANTENTELKDLPKRIPKDSARYHFFLYKHSHEGDYLESVVFIYSMPGYTCSIRERMLYSSCKSPLLDIVERQLQMDVIRKIEIDNGDELTADFLYDEVHPKQHAHKQSFAKPKGPAGKRGIRRLIRGPAEAEATTD, encoded by the exons ATGTCCCACCAGACCGGCATCCAAG CAAGTGAAGACGTCAAAGAGATCTTTGCCAGAGCCAGAAATGGGAAATACCGACTTCTAAAAATATCGATTGAAAATG AGCAACTGGTGGTCGGGTCCTGTAGTCCGCCTTCAGATTCCTGGGAACAGGATTACGATCCCTTTGTCTTGCCCCTGCTGGAGGACAAGCAACCGTGCTATGTGTTATTCAGGTTAGATTCTCAGAATGCCCAGGGATATGAGTGGATATTCATTGCATGGTCTCCAGATCATTCTCAT GTTCGTCAAAAAATGCTGTATGCGGCAACAAGAGCAACTCTGAAAAAAGAATTTGGAGGTGGCCACATTAAAGATGAAGTGTTTGGAACAGTAAAG GAGGACGTATCACTACATGGATATAGAAAGTATCTTCTCTCCCAGTCTTCTCCTGCCCCTCTGACTGCAGCGGAGGAAGAATTAAGGCAGATTAAAATCAGTGAG GTACAAACTGACGTGAGTGTGGACACAAAGCATCAGACACTACAAGGAGTAGCATTTCCTATTTCTCGAGATGCCTTCCAGGCTTTGGAAAAACTGAGTAAGAGACAGCTCAACTATGTGCAGTTG GAGATAgatataaaaaatgaaacaataattttGGCCAACACAGAAAATACAGAACTAAAAGATTTGCCAAAGAGGATTCCCAAGGATTCAGCACGCTACCATTTCTTTCTGTATAAGCATTCCCACGAAGGAGACTACTTAGAGTCCGTAG tttttatttattcaatgccCGGATACACGTGCAGCATAAGAGAGCGGATGCTGTATTCCAGCTGCAAGAGCCCTCTGTTAGATATTGTAGAAAGACAACTGCAGATGGATGTGATCAGAAAG ATTGAGATAGACAATGGGGATGAACTGACTGCAGATTTCCTGTACGATGAAGTCCATCCCAAGCAGCATGCACATAAGCAGAGTTTTGCTAAACCAAAGGGTCCTGCGGGAAAGAGAGGGATTAGAAGATTGATTAGGGGTCCAGCGGAAGCAGAAGCCACTACTGATTAA